A single genomic interval of Mucilaginibacter robiniae harbors:
- a CDS encoding DUF721 domain-containing protein: protein MKEAIEQMLNVYKIKRRFDETAIIAHWPDIVGKPVANRTSEIFISNKKLFLRIESSVVKNEMVMMRSQIMEKINAEAGEQLIEEIIFL from the coding sequence ATGAAAGAAGCGATTGAACAAATGCTGAACGTTTATAAAATCAAACGCCGCTTTGATGAAACCGCTATCATTGCCCATTGGCCTGATATTGTAGGCAAGCCTGTGGCCAACCGCACCAGTGAAATTTTTATCAGCAACAAGAAATTATTCCTGCGCATTGAATCATCAGTAGTAAAAAACGAAATGGTAATGATGCGCAGCCAAATTATGGAAAAAATAAATGCCGAGGCTGGCGAACAGCTGATTGAAGAAATTATCTTTTTATAA
- the recF gene encoding DNA replication/repair protein RecF (All proteins in this family for which functions are known are DNA-binding proteins that assist the filamentation of RecA onto DNA for the initiation of recombination or recombinational repair.): MYLQQLSLINFKNYTGAELSFSEGVNAFTGNNGAGKTNLLDAIHYLSLCKSYFNTIDSQQIKQGTDFFIINGTFDKNDIPERIACSVKRNQKKVFKRNKKEYPRLADHIGQFPLVMVSPYDASIIMEGSEERRKFMDNVISQTDHQYLDELITYNRILLNRNALLKTIAETGRFDPGLLEVLDEQLVSSGNRIFEKRRAFMESFTGIFNTYYQFLTEDVEKVELVYESQLLQNNFAALLIKATEKDRVLERTTMGIHRDDLQFSIHQMPLKKFGSQGQQKSFLIALKLAQYNYLQQQKGFKPLLLLDDIFDKLDENRITKLMQLVSQHEFGQVFITDASAGRVNRIFDAISVDVKLFTVNQGEVYAQGE; encoded by the coding sequence ATGTATTTGCAACAACTATCGCTTATCAACTTTAAGAATTACACTGGTGCTGAACTCAGCTTTAGTGAGGGAGTGAATGCATTTACCGGCAATAATGGCGCAGGCAAAACCAACCTATTGGATGCCATACATTATCTATCCTTATGTAAGAGCTATTTTAATACGATAGATAGCCAGCAAATTAAACAAGGTACCGACTTTTTCATTATCAACGGCACTTTCGATAAAAACGACATTCCGGAAAGAATTGCCTGTTCGGTAAAGCGTAATCAGAAGAAAGTTTTCAAACGCAATAAAAAGGAGTATCCCAGGTTAGCCGATCATATTGGCCAATTTCCGTTAGTGATGGTATCACCTTACGATGCCAGCATTATTATGGAAGGTAGCGAAGAACGCCGCAAGTTCATGGATAACGTTATTTCGCAAACTGACCATCAGTACCTGGACGAGTTGATTACTTACAATCGTATCTTATTAAATCGTAATGCCCTGCTTAAAACCATTGCTGAAACCGGACGCTTTGATCCAGGCTTACTGGAAGTGCTGGATGAGCAATTGGTATCATCAGGTAATCGGATATTTGAAAAGCGCCGAGCTTTTATGGAAAGCTTTACCGGCATATTTAACACCTATTATCAGTTTTTAACCGAAGATGTTGAAAAGGTAGAGCTGGTATATGAATCGCAGTTACTGCAAAACAATTTTGCCGCCCTACTTATTAAAGCTACCGAAAAAGACCGGGTACTGGAACGCACCACCATGGGCATTCATCGTGATGATCTGCAATTCAGCATTCACCAGATGCCGCTAAAAAAATTTGGCTCACAAGGGCAGCAAAAATCCTTTTTAATCGCGTTAAAGCTGGCGCAATACAATTATCTACAACAGCAAAAAGGCTTTAAACCTTTACTATTGCTGGATGATATTTTCGATAAACTGGATGAAAACCGTATTACCAAGCTTATGCAGCTAGTATCTCAACACGAGTTTGGGCAGGTATTTATTACGGATGCCAGTGCCGGCCGTGTAAACCGCATATTTGATGCAATTAGTGTGGATGTGAAATTATTTACCGTAAACCAAGGAGAAGTGTATGCGCAAGGCGAATGA
- a CDS encoding tetratricopeptide repeat protein translates to MEMSKAEVNTNVAAEQKNFGQTGGFVRENQKSLSFIGAAIVALIVVYIAYQKLYLAPHEAEAADQMHVAQDYWAKKEWDKALKGDAGYPGFEKIINDYGSTKAANQAYFYAGIAYLNKGEYRKAIDNLTSYHGDDSMVSAEALGSTGDAYVELKDYSKAETYFQKAADKAKNKFLSPFYLKKLGLVYETEKDNKSAVDAYKKIKSDYPDSGEAQNIDAYIARAEAKL, encoded by the coding sequence ATGGAAATGTCAAAGGCAGAAGTAAATACAAATGTGGCAGCCGAGCAAAAGAATTTTGGGCAAACAGGCGGATTTGTAAGAGAAAACCAAAAAAGCTTATCATTTATCGGCGCGGCTATTGTAGCGCTTATTGTTGTTTATATTGCTTATCAGAAATTATACCTGGCTCCGCACGAAGCAGAAGCTGCCGACCAGATGCACGTAGCGCAGGATTACTGGGCTAAAAAAGAGTGGGACAAAGCTTTAAAAGGTGATGCTGGCTATCCTGGTTTCGAAAAGATTATTAACGATTACGGTAGCACTAAAGCGGCTAACCAAGCTTATTTTTATGCGGGTATTGCGTACCTGAACAAAGGTGAATACCGTAAAGCTATTGACAATTTAACCAGCTATCATGGTGATGACAGCATGGTATCAGCCGAGGCTTTAGGTAGCACTGGTGATGCTTACGTAGAACTGAAAGACTATAGCAAAGCGGAAACTTACTTCCAGAAAGCGGCTGATAAAGCTAAAAATAAGTTCCTGTCTCCTTTTTACCTGAAAAAACTAGGTTTAGTGTACGAGACTGAAAAAGATAACAAGTCAGCTGTTGATGCTTACAAAAAAATTAAGAGCGATTATCCGGACAGCGGGGAGGCCCAAAATATTGATGCATACATTGCAAGAGCAGAAGCCAAGCTATAA
- the ribH gene encoding 6,7-dimethyl-8-ribityllumazine synthase has protein sequence MATQLKNLSDFSHTTVPNAAPYRYGIVVAEWNAKITGALYEGAYQSLIKHGAQESQIYTYSVPGSFELISGADILLKSNNIDTVICLGCVIQGETRHFDFICQAVATGLSNVALKHEKPVIFGVLTTDNEQQAFDRAGGKHGNKGDEAAITAIKMVDLANQLKPII, from the coding sequence ATGGCAACCCAGCTTAAAAACTTGTCTGACTTTTCACATACTACAGTGCCTAATGCTGCGCCTTACCGCTATGGTATTGTTGTAGCCGAATGGAATGCTAAAATTACAGGTGCCCTGTATGAAGGAGCTTATCAGAGTTTAATTAAGCATGGCGCTCAGGAAAGCCAAATCTATACGTATTCTGTTCCAGGAAGTTTCGAATTGATTTCAGGAGCAGACATTTTATTGAAAAGTAACAATATTGATACAGTAATTTGTTTGGGATGCGTAATTCAAGGTGAAACACGGCATTTTGATTTTATTTGCCAGGCAGTAGCTACAGGTTTAAGTAATGTTGCTTTGAAACACGAAAAACCTGTTATATTTGGTGTATTAACCACTGATAATGAGCAACAAGCTTTTGATAGAGCCGGCGGTAAGCATGGCAACAAAGGCGACGAGGCTGCAATAACTGCTATCAAGATGGTTGATTTAGCAAACCAATTAAAACCAATAATTTAA
- the ytxJ gene encoding bacillithiol system redox-active protein YtxJ, with product MNWIALNSANQLDGIKQQTGYSIIFKHSTRCSISMMAKRRFELDWDKLPADLPLYFLDLIKNRDLSNQIAQEFHVHHESPQMLLIKDGECILDQSHGAISVEEALSVL from the coding sequence ATGAACTGGATTGCGTTGAACTCGGCAAATCAATTAGATGGCATTAAACAACAAACCGGATACAGCATTATCTTTAAGCATAGTACCCGTTGCTCCATCAGCATGATGGCTAAACGCCGTTTTGAATTGGATTGGGACAAGCTACCTGCTGATTTGCCTCTTTATTTTTTGGATTTAATCAAAAACCGTGATTTATCTAACCAGATAGCGCAAGAGTTTCACGTTCATCATGAATCACCGCAAATGCTGTTGATTAAAGATGGCGAATGTATTCTTGACCAATCTCATGGTGCCATCTCGGTTGAGGAAGCTTTATCGGTACTGTAG
- the lipA gene encoding lipoyl synthase produces the protein MIDLPVIPANKVQRKPDWLRVKLPVGKEYAHVRSLVDTHKLHTICESGNCPNMGECWGAGTATFMILGNICTRSCSFCAVATGRPLAVDMDEPNRVATSVKLMQVKHCVITSVDRDDLKDGGSTIWAETILAIRRESPETTLETLLPDFKGNWDNLARVLAVRPEVVSHNLETVRRLTREVRIQAKYDRSLECLKQISEAGLRTKSGIMLGLGEQEEDVLQAMDDLLEAGVHILTLGQYLQPTRNHHPVVDWITPDQFKYYKEVGLSKGFKYVESGPLVRSSYHAEKHLFDI, from the coding sequence ATGATTGATTTGCCGGTAATCCCTGCCAACAAGGTACAACGTAAACCCGATTGGTTGCGTGTAAAGCTTCCTGTAGGTAAAGAATATGCCCACGTGCGTAGCCTGGTTGATACGCATAAACTGCACACTATTTGCGAAAGCGGCAATTGCCCTAACATGGGTGAATGCTGGGGAGCCGGTACGGCTACCTTCATGATTTTAGGTAATATTTGTACCCGCTCATGTTCGTTTTGTGCAGTAGCCACCGGTCGGCCTTTGGCTGTTGATATGGATGAACCCAATCGTGTAGCCACATCGGTAAAGCTGATGCAAGTAAAACATTGCGTAATTACCTCGGTTGACCGTGATGACTTGAAAGATGGTGGTTCTACTATTTGGGCGGAAACCATTTTAGCTATTCGTCGTGAAAGCCCGGAAACTACATTAGAAACTTTACTGCCTGATTTTAAAGGCAACTGGGATAATCTGGCACGTGTATTAGCTGTACGTCCTGAAGTAGTATCTCATAACTTGGAAACCGTGCGCCGTTTAACACGTGAAGTACGTATCCAAGCTAAATATGATCGTAGTTTAGAGTGTCTGAAGCAGATATCAGAAGCTGGCTTGCGTACCAAATCAGGCATTATGCTGGGTTTGGGTGAGCAGGAAGAAGATGTATTGCAGGCGATGGATGATTTGCTGGAAGCCGGTGTACATATTTTAACACTGGGCCAATACCTGCAACCTACCCGCAACCACCATCCGGTTGTTGACTGGATTACCCCAGATCAGTTTAAGTACTACAAAGAAGTTGGCCTGAGCAAGGGCTTTAAATATGTAGAAAGCGGTCCGCTGGTACGATCATCTTACCATGCTGAAAAACACCTGTTTGATATATAA
- a CDS encoding RNA polymerase sigma factor, whose protein sequence is MAKKHKINLSEEELVQALQRHEKVAAEALYDMYSPALYGVIFRIVNDETTAEDIVQETFVKIWRSSNSYSADKGRLFTWMMNIARNLAIDKIRSKDFKNQFKNQELENNVIVIDTQSSTAYKPELLGVKDLVEKLKPEQKSILDLIYFKGYTHTEAAEELGIPLGTIKTRLRTAIQQLRKYFN, encoded by the coding sequence TTGGCCAAGAAACATAAAATAAACCTTTCCGAAGAAGAACTTGTACAAGCATTGCAGCGTCATGAAAAAGTGGCGGCTGAAGCTTTGTATGATATGTACTCGCCCGCACTGTACGGTGTTATTTTCAGAATTGTAAATGATGAAACTACCGCCGAAGATATAGTGCAGGAAACCTTTGTGAAAATATGGCGCTCATCAAATAGCTATAGTGCCGATAAAGGCCGGCTGTTTACCTGGATGATGAACATCGCCCGTAACTTGGCTATTGATAAAATACGGTCAAAAGACTTTAAAAATCAATTTAAAAACCAGGAGCTGGAAAATAACGTAATTGTGATTGATACGCAAAGCAGTACGGCGTACAAGCCTGAATTGTTGGGCGTAAAAGATTTAGTAGAGAAGCTGAAACCCGAGCAAAAATCTATACTGGATTTAATATACTTTAAAGGTTACACCCACACCGAAGCTGCCGAAGAACTTGGTATTCCGTTAGGAACAATCAAAACCCGATTGCGTACCGCTATACAGCAGCTTAGGAAATATTTTAATTAA
- a CDS encoding anti-sigma factor, whose translation MSAEERAEVETMAKAHSAIRAELNEIEQSVMSYADAHSIDPADALRNRVLNSLLTNLGDDRTFTRGKFNQPEARVVPIKPTTSIFYKYAFAACLLLLCISMAALGLVYKRLQQSNQQLYSMQVHEQQFAHQVKLMDDELSVFHDSSYRVVKLKGTPHSPSSSLMVAWNPGKKQVMIDMHHAQMPNIDQKHQYQLWAIASGKPVDLGVFDATPSDSLQMKFMKPILLADAFAVTVEPRGGSTEPTMNQMVAMGTL comes from the coding sequence ATGAGCGCAGAAGAGAGAGCAGAAGTAGAAACAATGGCCAAGGCTCATTCTGCAATCAGAGCAGAACTTAATGAGATTGAACAATCCGTAATGAGTTATGCTGATGCCCATAGCATTGACCCAGCCGATGCACTTCGTAACCGGGTATTAAACAGTTTACTAACCAATTTAGGCGATGACCGTACTTTTACCCGAGGCAAATTCAATCAGCCTGAAGCACGTGTAGTACCTATAAAGCCAACTACGAGTATATTCTATAAGTATGCATTTGCAGCTTGTTTGCTGCTGCTTTGTATTAGCATGGCAGCATTAGGCTTGGTGTACAAGCGCTTGCAGCAATCCAATCAGCAATTATACAGTATGCAGGTGCATGAGCAGCAGTTTGCTCATCAGGTAAAGTTGATGGACGATGAACTATCGGTTTTTCATGATTCTTCTTACCGTGTTGTAAAGTTGAAAGGAACGCCACATTCTCCTTCTTCTTCATTAATGGTAGCCTGGAACCCTGGTAAAAAGCAGGTAATGATTGATATGCATCATGCCCAGATGCCTAATATTGATCAAAAGCATCAGTACCAATTGTGGGCTATCGCCAGCGGTAAGCCGGTTGATTTGGGCGTTTTTGATGCCACACCATCAGATTCATTGCAGATGAAGTTTATGAAGCCTATTTTGCTTGCGGATGCCTTTGCTGTTACTGTTGAACCGCGCGGTGGAAGCACAGAGCCTACCATGAACCAAATGGTAGCCATGGGAACTTTATAA
- a CDS encoding PNPOx family protein yields the protein MQSALKNIFDDCWQKLTEAGQQPQSGFRNITVANLADDGINSYTVVLRKASADTSTLTFHTDWRSPKVNQIQQNSRITILTYNSQEKVQLLLKGTAVIYYQDEVSLQAWQQQGYKSRKSYLAQPAPSTPVDEAVDGLSYLSGQLFESDDPDGYENFGVVEIKVDFLEWVKLSHEGNRRASFTRNENKAWQHSWLIP from the coding sequence ATGCAAAGCGCCTTAAAAAATATATTTGATGATTGCTGGCAGAAACTTACAGAAGCCGGCCAGCAACCTCAATCCGGCTTTCGCAATATTACTGTAGCCAATTTAGCAGATGATGGCATTAATTCCTACACGGTAGTGTTAAGAAAGGCATCAGCAGATACTTCTACCCTCACCTTTCATACCGATTGGCGTTCACCTAAAGTAAATCAAATACAGCAAAACAGCCGTATTACTATACTAACCTACAACAGCCAGGAAAAGGTACAATTGCTATTGAAAGGCACTGCTGTAATTTATTACCAAGATGAGGTTTCGTTACAAGCCTGGCAACAACAGGGCTACAAAAGCCGAAAATCTTATTTGGCACAACCAGCCCCATCTACGCCTGTTGATGAAGCTGTAGACGGATTAAGTTATTTAAGTGGACAATTATTCGAGAGTGACGATCCGGATGGGTATGAAAACTTTGGTGTAGTAGAAATTAAGGTTGATTTTTTAGAATGGGTAAAGCTAAGCCACGAAGGTAACAGGCGCGCGAGCTTTACACGTAATGAAAATAAAGCGTGGCAGCACAGCTGGCTTATTCCTTAA
- a CDS encoding NAD(P)H-hydrate dehydratase, producing MLPLLTAQQIHEADAYTISHEPVTSVNLMERASKAFVSRFMQHFPDKAQTISAYCGSGNNGGDGLAIARMLNEHGYRQLNVKVVRFSDKATDDFNTNLHRFQHLSVPLLEIEKGGNFPPEDSAIIIDALLGSGLNKPLSGDYEQLVKHLNQLEKTVVAVDVPTGLPTEGAVSKEATILKAKLVITFQQPKINFLLPESGPHMESWEAVDIGLDDTYLQSLNSPYQLIEKGDIKTILKPRHKFSNKGTYGHALLVAGQAKTMGAALLCSSACVYAGAGLTTVCIPESGLTALNSYQAEVMAIIREQDQLPEIEWDKFSVIGVGPGLGKDDNALALLKNILANYHKPMIIDADALNLLATHQELLQQLPKGSIVTPHMKEFDRLFGEHDTWWNRLQTLKQKAQELQINIVLKNDYTITGTPDGKLYFNSTSNAAMASGGMGDILTGIITALVAQKYTPEQACLAGVYLHGKAGDVLALPNQLHVVLPGQVAAKIPAVIAQLTA from the coding sequence ATGTTACCTCTACTCACTGCCCAGCAAATTCATGAAGCGGATGCTTATACTATTAGCCATGAACCAGTAACCTCTGTTAATTTGATGGAACGAGCATCTAAGGCCTTTGTAAGCCGCTTTATGCAGCACTTTCCAGATAAAGCACAAACTATATCTGCTTACTGCGGTAGCGGCAATAATGGCGGCGATGGTTTAGCCATTGCCCGCATGCTAAATGAACATGGTTATAGGCAGCTTAATGTTAAAGTAGTGCGCTTCTCTGATAAAGCAACTGATGATTTTAATACGAATCTGCACCGCTTCCAGCACTTGTCTGTTCCTTTGCTAGAGATTGAAAAGGGAGGTAACTTTCCACCTGAAGATAGTGCCATAATAATTGATGCCTTACTCGGTAGTGGTTTAAATAAACCGTTGAGCGGCGATTACGAACAACTGGTAAAACACCTAAATCAGCTTGAAAAAACCGTGGTAGCAGTTGATGTACCTACAGGCTTGCCTACTGAAGGTGCAGTTAGTAAAGAAGCCACTATTTTAAAAGCCAAGCTGGTTATTACCTTCCAACAACCTAAAATCAACTTTTTACTACCTGAATCAGGCCCGCATATGGAAAGCTGGGAGGCCGTAGATATTGGATTGGATGATACCTATCTGCAATCACTTAACTCTCCTTACCAATTGATAGAAAAAGGAGATATAAAAACCATACTAAAACCCCGTCATAAGTTTAGCAACAAAGGCACTTACGGGCATGCACTGCTTGTAGCCGGACAAGCTAAAACTATGGGTGCCGCACTGCTATGTTCGTCCGCTTGTGTGTATGCAGGTGCAGGCTTAACCACGGTTTGTATTCCGGAAAGCGGATTAACAGCCCTGAACAGTTACCAGGCTGAGGTAATGGCTATTATTCGTGAACAAGATCAATTGCCAGAAATTGAATGGGATAAATTCAGCGTTATAGGTGTAGGACCAGGCTTAGGAAAAGATGATAATGCATTGGCTTTATTAAAGAACATTCTAGCCAACTACCACAAGCCTATGATAATAGATGCCGATGCACTTAATCTATTAGCCACTCACCAGGAACTACTGCAACAACTCCCTAAAGGAAGTATTGTAACACCACACATGAAAGAGTTTGACCGCTTATTTGGCGAGCATGACACTTGGTGGAACAGGTTACAAACCTTAAAACAAAAAGCGCAGGAACTACAGATAAATATTGTATTGAAAAATGATTACACCATTACGGGTACACCTGATGGAAAGCTGTATTTTAATTCAACCAGCAACGCTGCTATGGCCAGCGGCGGTATGGGCGACATTTTAACGGGCATTATTACAGCACTAGTAGCTCAAAAGTACACACCTGAACAAGCTTGCTTAGCGGGTGTTTACCTGCATGGTAAAGCCGGCGATGTGTTAGCTTTACCCAACCAACTACATGTGGTACTCCCCGGACAGGTAGCGGCTAAAATACCTGCTGTTATAGCTCAGCTAACTGCATAA